From Glycine soja cultivar W05 chromosome 4, ASM419377v2, whole genome shotgun sequence, the proteins below share one genomic window:
- the LOC114409246 gene encoding protein DETOXIFICATION 27-like, with protein sequence MGNILNEEEHEHPLIKSTLPPQPHGSNNHSLFQRSCSESKKLWHIAAPSIFTRLAMFSITVVTQSLAGHLGDLDLAAISIACTVLISITFGFLLGMASALETLCGQAYGAGQQRILGVYLQRSWVVLFLSSILLLPVFIFATPVLKLIGQPVAVAEQAGLVAVWLIPLHLSFPFQFTLQRFLQCQLKTGIIAWVSGVALAVHVLVSWVFVYRMRIGIVGTALSIGFSWWLSVLGMLGYTLFGGCPRSWTGFSVEAFVGLWEFFKLSLASGVMLALENFYYRLLLIVSGYMHNTEIAIDALSVCVTIYGWESMIPLAFLGATGVRVANELGAGNAKGARFATVVSVVTTLFVGFIFWLVIVSFNKNLALIFTSSSSVIQMVNELAMLLAFTVLLNCIQPVLSGVAVGSGRQAVVAYINIGSYYLIGIPLGVLLGWLLPSGIGMWTGMMSGTVVQTLILAIITMRYDWEKEVQKAQILVEEEATFNDQ encoded by the exons ATGGGAAATATTCTGAATGAAGAAGAGCATGAGCATCCTCTGATAAAGTCAACACTGCCACCACAACCACACGGATCCAACAATCACTCTCTCTTCCAACGATCATGTTCCGAATCCAAGAAGCTATGGCACATCGCTGCCCCCTCCATCTTCACCCGCCTCGCCATGTTCTCCATCACCGTCGTCACCCAGTCCTTAGCCGGCCACCTCGGCGATCTCGACCTCGCCGCCATTTCCATCGCCTGCACCGTCCTCATCTCCATCACCTTCGGTTTCTTG TTGGGTATGGCGAGTGCGCTTGAGACACTATGCGGGCAGGCGTACGGCGCCGGACAACAGCGCATATTGGGCGTTTATTTGCAACGCTCGTGGGTTGTTCTGTTCCTGTCTTCCATTCTGTTGTTGCCGGTGTTCATTTTTGCGACGCCGGTGTTGAAGCTAATAGGGCAGCCCGTCGCGGTGGCGGAGCAGGCGGGGCTGGTGGCGGTTTGGTTGATCCCATTGCACCTGAGCTTCCCGTTCCAGTTCACTTTGCAGCGGTTCCTGCAGTGCCAGTTGAAGACCGGCATCATTGCTTGGGTTTCAGGGGTGGCTCTTGCGGTTCACGTGTTAGTGAGTTGGGTTTTTGTTTATAGGATGAGAATTGGGATTGTTGGCACTGCTCTTTCCATTGGTTTCTCGTGGTGGCTCTCTGTTTTGGGAATGCTCGGGTATACACTCTTTGGTGGTTGCCCTCGCTCGTGGACTGGTTTTTCTGTTGAAGCTTTTGTTGGCCTTTGGGAATTCTTCAAACTTTCTTTGGCTTCTGGGGTCATGCTTGC GTTAGAGAATTTCTATTACAGACTGTTGCTTATAGTTTCTGGATATATGCATAACACTGAGATTGCAATTGATGCTCTTTCCGTTTG TGTGACTATTTATGGTTGGGAGTCCATGATACCACTAGCATTTTTGGGCGCAACCGG GGTGCGTGTAGCAAATGAGCTTGGTGCAGGCAATGCAAAAGGTGCAAGATTTGCAACTGTGGTTTCTGTGGTAACTACTTTATTTGTGGGATTTatattttggttggtaattgtGTCCTTCAACAAGAATCTTGCCTTGATCTTTACATCGAGCTCTTCCGTTATCCAAATGGTCAATGAGCTGGCAATGTTGTTAGCTTTTACTGTTCTTCTTAATTGCATTCAACCAGTTCTTTCAG GGGTGGCAGTTGGGTCTGGTCGTCAAGCAGTAGTGGCTTATATAAACATTGGCAGTTACTACTTGATTGGAATACCTCTTGGGGTTCTCCTCGGCTGGTTGCTTCCTTCGGGTATT GGTATGTGGACTGGAATGATGAGTGGAACAGTGGTTCAAACATTGATCTTGGCTATTATTACGATGAGATATGATTGGGAAAAAGAG GTACAGAAAGCCCAAATTCTTGTTGAAGAGGAAGCAACATTCAACGACCAATAA